In Marinobacter salinisoli, the DNA window GCTGGGATGCCCGTCATATATTGCCGGTGTAGGGGTATCGGTGTTTTCAGTCAGGCTTGTGGGGCGCCGCAAGCTTGTGAAACCGATGTTCGAACCGTGGTTTAAAAGCTGATCACGATATCCGGGGTTGTTTGCGTCGTTTCCGGGGGTGCATGATGGCGGCCTTGACCACGTTGTCCTTGATCTGGAGAACCTCAAGCCGGTGTCCGGCTACCCGCAGGCACACGTTGGCTTCGGGGATGTTTTCCAATGCCTCGGTGATCAGTCCGTTCAGGGTTTTGGGGCCGTCGGTGGGCAGTTTCCAGCCCAGAGTTTTGTTGATGGTCCGAACCGCTGTTGTGCCATCGATGATATAGGTGCCATCTTCCTGTGGAATGATATCCGGGCTGGTGGCGGCATAGTCTGTGGTGAACTCGCCAACGATCTCTTCCAGTATGTCCTCCAAGGTGGCCAGACCAAGAACATCGCCATACTCATCGACGACTACACCAAAGCGGCGCTTGCCCTTCTGGAAATTGATCAATTGAGTGTTGAGTGGCGTGCTCTCCGGGATGAAATAGGGCTCCTGGCACAGCTGCATGATCATGGCTTTGTTGATCTCCTCCTGCTGAACCAGTTTGGAGGCGCTGCGCAGATGCAAAATCCCCTGGATGTTATTGATGTCGCCTTTGAATACCGGCAGCCGAGTGTGCTGGCTGCTTCTGAGTTGGCGCAGGATGGTGTCGGTATCGTCGTCGAGGTCGATGCCAACGACCTCGTTTCGCGGCACCATGATGTCGTTAACGGTGACCTTCTCCAGGTCCAGAATGCTGACCAGCATGTCCTTGTGTTTGGCGGGTATCAGGCTGCCCGCCTCGTTGACCAGAGTGCGCAACTCCTCGCGGCTCAGGTGGTCGCTGGCGGCTTCTTCCGGTGATATCCGGAGCAATTTGAGGATGGCGCCAGTAAAGAGGTTTACTGCCCATACCAGCGGATAGAGGACTCGCAGCAGCGGGCCCAAGATATAGCTGGCCGGAAAGGCGATTTTCTCCGGAAACAATGCCGCCAGGGTTTTCGGCGTTACTTCGGCAAACACAAGGATGACGAGGGTCAGAAGGATGGTGGCGATGGCAATACCAGCATCGCCCCAAAGCTCGATGGCAATAACCGTGGCGATGGATGACGCCAGGATGTTCACGAAGTTGTTGCCGATCAGGATGATCCCAATCAGTTGGTCCGTGCGCTGCAGCAAACGCTGGGCACGCTTGGCTCCTTTGTGGCCAGTTTTGGCCAGGTGCGAAAGCCGGTACCGGTTCAGGGACATCATGCCGGTCTCAGAACTGGAGAAGAAACCGGAAAGAAGGATGAGACCGACAAGGAGAATAAACAGCGCGGTAAGCGATGTTTCGTTCAAGAGAGGTGTCCTTATGTTACTGACAAGTTCGGAAAATAGGGGTGCCGGCGGTTGGTGTCAAGTTGAGCGCCTCAGGCTGTTAGCCGCCTCGTTGGAAGAGCAACTCCAGAACGAATTTGCTGCCATAAAAGGCAAGCATCAGAAGAGCGCAGCCGGCAAGTGTCCACCGGCTTGCCGTCATACCCCGCCAGCCCTTGGTGTATCGGCCAATCAGCAGGGCAACAAAAACCGCCAGTGAGAGCAGAGAGAACACCGTTTTGTGCGCCAGATCCTGGGCAAAGAGATCCTCGACGAACAAGGCGCCGGTTGCGATTGCCAGTACCAGCACGACCACGCCTGTCCACACCAGCTCAAACAGCAGTGACTCCATAGTCTGCAGCGGCGGCAGGTTGCGTACCAGGAGGCTGTTGTAGTTGTGCTTCAGTTGCCGGTTCTGGATGTGGAGCAGGATTGCTTGCAGGGCCGCCAATGTGAACAGACTGTATGCGGTTACCGACAGCGCGATGTGCGACAGCATGCCGTAGCTGTCACCTGGAACCAGTCGGGATGGGGTGTGCGTGATGAGCGCCAGAATGATGGTGAGTGCGGCGAGCGGGTAAGCACCGAGAAACAGGTTCTGCACTGGCTTGCGCAGGTTCAGACCGACCAGTAATGCAACCACAAGCCAGGAAATCAGGACAGAGCTCTTGAAAAAGCTGAAGTCAAAGCCGCCGTCGTTATAAAGATTTTGGGTGATCATCAGACCGTGGCTGATCAGCGCAAGCACGCCAATAACCGTTGTCACGGTCAGGTTACTGTGGAAGCGGCCTCTGAATTGGAGCGCCTGCAGTGCGGTACCAACGCTGTATAAAAGGAGAGAGGTGACCGCGAGAATCAGCGTTCCCATGATGTCCTTATTTAAATGCTGTACAAACAGAGAATCGGTGTTTCTGGTGCACCGATTTGACCGAGCCGGTCGTTTCAGGGCGATAGTCTGTTTATAATGTCTCGATTATGCAACTGGAATCAAGGAGCCGTGGCTGGCTCTGAGGACCATGCACTCAATTTATCCGGGGTACGGAAGAGCGAAATGTTTGAGAATCTCCAAGACCGACTTTCCGGTAGCCTGCGTAAGATTTCTGGTCAGGCGCGGTTAACCGATGACAACATCAAGAGCACGCTCCGCGAAGTGCGCATGGCTTTGCTTGAGGCCGATGTCGCCCTGCCCGTGGTCAAGGATTTTGTTGAGGGCGTAAGAAAGCGAGCCATTGGCCAGGAAGTTCAGCGCAGCCTGACGCCGGGTCAGGTGTTTGTGAAAGTGGTCCAGCAAGAGCTGGAACGTGTGATGGGCGAGGGCAATGCTTCGCTCAATCTGGCCTCGCGCCCGCCGGCAGTGATCATGATGGCCGGTTTGCAGGGCGCGGGTAAAACCACAACCGTCGCCAAGCTGTCGCGCTTCCTTAAAGAGCGGGAAAAGAAATCGGTTTTGGTGGTGAGCGCTGATATCTACCGCCCGGCTGCGATCAAGCAGCTTGAAACCCTGGCGGGTGAAGTGGGTGTTGAGTTTTTCCCCAGTACCGGCGATCAGGACCCGGTTGATATTGCTGAAGGCGCTATCGATGCCGCTCGCAAAAAACACATCGACGTAGTGATTCTGGATACCGCCGGCCGACTGCATATCGATGAGCAGATGATGGGCGAGATCGGAAGACTGCACAAGGCGGTCGAGCCGGTCGAGACGCTCTTCGTTGTTGATGCGATGACCGGTCAGGACGCTGCCAACACCGCCAAGGCGTTCAATGATGCGCTGCCGCTGACCGGCGTGGTGCTGACCAAGACCGATGGCGATGCCCGCGGGGGTGCTGCACTATCGGTTCGCCACATTACCGGCAAGCCAATCAAGTTTTTGGGTGTGGGCGAGAAGTCAGATGCCCTGGAGCCGTTTCACCCGGATCGTGTCGCGTCCCGAATTCTTGGCATGGGGGATGTGCTTTCTCTTATAGAGGAGGCGGAGCGCAAACTCGATAAAGAGAAAGCGCAGAAGCTCAGCAAGAAGATCAAGAAGGGCAAAGGCTTCGATCTGGAAGACTTCCGCGATCAGTTGCAGCAGATGAAGAATATGGGGGGTATTGGCGGCCTGCTGGACAAGCTGCCTGGCATGGGCCAAATGGCGCAGATGGCCCAGCAGCAGGTGAATGATAAGTCTGTTGGCCAGATGGAAGCGATCATCAGTTCCATGACGCCAAAAGAACGGCGTTACCCTGACGTGATCAATAACTCCCGCAAGCGTCGAATCGCGGCAGGCTCCGGTACTCAGATTCAGGATGTGAACCGGCTGCTCAAGCAGCACAAGCAGATGCAGAAAATGATGAAGAAATTCAGTAAAAAAGGCGCCATGGCCAACATGATGCGCGGCATGGGTGGTATGATGCCGCCCGGCGGCGGTGGTGGCATGCCGCCCTTCGGGCGTATGTAAAATGCCGTATACCGAAAACGGGTAAACAACGCGTTTCCCTGTTTTCATTGCCGGGTTTTTAGCATAGAATAGCGGCCCTTTCGAGTATGGGTCCTCGCGTCAGCCGTGTTTGGTGTGGTGCGGGGCGTACAAAGTTCGTACAACAGGACAGGATATTAGTTAAATGGTAACTATCCGTTTGGCTCGTGGTGGCTCCAAGAAGCGCCCGTTCTACCATCTGACAGTCACTGACAGCCGGAACTCCCGCGACGGTCGTTTCATTGAGCGTGTTGGTTTCTTTAATCCGATTGCTCGTGGCCAGGAAGAGCGTCTGCGTGTCGATCAAGACCGCGTCGACTTCTGGCTGGGTAAAGGCGCCCAGGCCAGCGAGCGCGTCGCACAGCTGCTGAAGGCTGCTAAGTAATTTCGTTCTAGAGCCGGGGCCTGGTCATGACACAGCATTCGCAGGAAACTGTGATCGGCCGGATTACCTCGGTGTTTGGGGTCAAGGGATGGCTGAAGGTCTTCTCCTATACAGACCCCAAAGAAGGAATATTGAATTACCGGGACTGGGTTCTCGACCTGGACGGTAGGCGTGTTCCGATAAAGCTCGAGGAAGGTCGTCGCCAGGGGCAGGGGATCGTCGTCAGGCTGAAAGGTATAGATGATCGTGACGTCGCTCGGACTTACTGCGGTGCAGAAGTTCGAGTAGGTATTGATGAGTTGCCGGAGCTTCCCGCTGGGGAATACTACTGGTACCAGCTCGAAGGCCTGGACGTGTTCACGGTTGAGGGTGAGCCCTTGGGTAAGGTGCATCACCTGATGGAAACCGGTGCCAATGATGTGTTGGTCATACACGCATCTGCGGCGTCCATCGATCAGCGGGAACGTTTGATTCCCTACTTGCCGGGTCAGGTTGTTCAGGACATTGATCTGGCGATGGGTCGTATGGTGGTTGACTGGGATCCGGAGTTCTGACGGGTGTGGATTGGCGCGGTCAGTCTGTTCCCGGAGATGTTCAGTGCGGTAACGGATTATGGAATAACGGGTAGAGCAGTTCGGGATGAGCTTCTCACCTTCAGTGCGTGGAATCCCAGGGATTTCACCCATGACCGTCATCGCACCGTGGATGACCGGCCCTATGGTGGTGGCCCTGGCATGCTGATGAAAATTCAGCCGCTTCGGGACGCGATTCATGCGGCACGGCAGGCAGCACCTGGAAAGGCTTGCGTGGTGTACATGTCGCCTCAGGGCGAGAGGTTGGATCAGTCTGGCGTGGAGTCACTGGCTTCAAGCGAATCGCTGATCCTGGTCGCGGGTCGGTACGAGGGTGTTGATGAGCGCCTGATTGCCTCTGAGGTGGATCGGGAAGTGTCGCTGGGTGATTTTGTGCTATCCGGTGGCGAACTGGCTGCCATGGCAGTCATTGATGCGGTTACGCGCCTCATCCCCGGAGCGCTGGGTCATGCGCAGTCAGCGGAGCAGGATTCTTTTGCTGACGGTTTGCTGGATTGTCCGCACTACACTCGGCCCGAAGTTTATGAAGGTCAGGCGGTGCCGGATGTTTTATTGGGCGGTCACCATGATCAGATCCGGCGTTGGCGGCTGAAGCAGTCGCTGAGGCGAACTCTGGAGCGGCGCCCCGACCTGCTGGAACGGCGGGTGTTTACGGAAGAAGAGCGCCAGCTACTGGATGAGATTTTGAACGAACCGGGTGCCTCTGAATAATCAGGGCATTGATAGATTGGGTATCAGGAGCATTACGATGAGCGGCAAGAACAACATCATCAGTCAACTTGAAGCAGAACAGATGACCAAGGAAATCCCTGCGTTCGCGCCGGGTGATACCGTGGTTGTTCAGGTACGTGTTACCGAGGGAAACCGTGAGCGTCTGCAGGCGTTCGAGGGTGTGGTGATCGGTAAGCGTAACCGTGGTCTGAACTCTGCCTTCACCGTGCGTAAGATTTCTTACGGTGTCGGTGTTGAGCGTACGTTCCAGACGCATTCTAAGCTGATCGACAGCATCAGTGTGAAGCGTCGCGGTGACGTGCGTCAGGCCAAGCTTTACTACCTGCGCGACCTGTCTGGTAAGGCAGCTCGTATCAAGGAGAAGCTGGGCTGATCAGCACTTGCTGAACAGACTCGAAAAAAAGGGCAGCCTCACGGCTGCCTTTTTTGTGTCCGATGAAAAAGTGGGGCATGCTTCTGCGCAGTTTTCATTTGTTTGAGGTGGTGCTTTGAGACCCGACGATGAGGCGGTTATCGCCCGTTTTACCGATGCGCTCTGGTTGGAGGATGGTCTGGGTGAAAAGACCCGTTCCGCGTATCGGAGTGATCTTGCTCGCTTCGCTCAATGGTTGGAGCATCGTCCGGGGCGGCCGTTGCTGGCCGCCGTCCAGCGAACCGATGTGTTGGGTTGGGTATCTCGCGGGTTGGTGGAGGGTGTGAAGGCATCCACAGCGGCCCGGCGCCTGTCCGGTTTGCGCCGGTTCTACCGCTTCCTGTTGCGGGAGGGGCTTATTGAGGAAGATCCGACCCTCCGTGTGGAGAGCCCCCGTCTGCCCAAGCGCTTGCCTGACGCCCTCACAGAAGAAGAGGTGGATGCTCTGCTCAGCGAGCCGGACCCGGGGGTTCCCATTGAGCTGCGAGACAGGGCAATGCTCGAGGTGCTGTATGGTTGCGGGTTGCGGGTGTCAGAGTTGACTGAGCTCCGGGTGGATCAGGTCAATCTGCGCCAGGGCGTGGTCCGCATTACCGGTAAGGGGAACAAGGAGCGTCTGGTGCCGCTCGGTGAGGAAGCCGTCGACTGGTTGCTGCGCTATATGAGAGAGGGCCGTGGTGAGCTGCTGAGAGGGAAGTCCTGTGACGCCCTGTTTCCGGGCAGTCGTGCTGCGGCTATGACACGACAGACTTTCTGGTACCGAATCAAGCACTATGCAGCGCGAGTCGGGATTCGGAAGCATTTGTCCCCGCACACGCTCAGGCATGCCTTCGCGACTCATTTGCTTAATCACGGGGCGGATTTGCGCGTTGTTCAGATGTTGCTGGGGCATGCCGACCTGTCCACGACGCAAATATACACCCACGTGGCGCGCCAGCGGCTGCAGTCCCTGCACCAATCCCATCATCCCCGTGGCTGATTTCGGTGTTTTTGGGTAAGGTTGGGCTGAACTTTCGCGGGATGCCCGTGTCGCAGTTCCGTGCTTCTCAAGGCCCGCCGGATCGGGCTGGGTTTGAATTCATCTAATTGGATCGTTTTTTATGGTTGCCAGAATGAATGTGCGAAGAGTTATCGCGGTGCTTGGTTTGGTCGCCGGTTTCGGGGCCCCTGCCGTGGCCGGTGAGGTGGAGGATCTGATCGCGGAGCGACTCGCGGCGGCGGTTCCTGGCTTGCAGATTGAGTCAGTGACCGAGTCCGAAGCGAAAGGGCTGTATACGGTAGAAACCCGCAGTGGTGAGACCATCTACAGCACAGCCGATGGCAAACATGTGCTCAGTGGCGATCTGTTGAGACTGACTGACGCCGGTGTTGCCAATGTAACGGAAGAGGCGCGGGCCAACCGGCGGAACAGGCTGATGGCTGAATTCGGCGATAAGGGGGTTATTCAGTTCCCGGCCGAGGGTGAGGAAAAGGCGGTGATTGATGTCTTCACCGATATCGACTGTCCCTACTGCCGTAAACTCCACGACGAAGTCCCTGAGCTTAATGCGTACGGAATTACCGTGAATTACTATGGCTTCCCGCGTTCGGGGCCGGGTACGCCGTCGTTCAACAAGTATGTGTCTGTCTGGTGTGCCGACGACCAGCAGGCGGCCATGGACGCTGCCAAAGGTGGCCGCTCGGTGACCGCATCGACCTGTGATAACCCGGTGCTGGAACAGTTCCAGCTTGGTGGTCGAGTGGGCGTCACTGGCACCCCGGCGATCCTGCTGGAAGATGGCAATATGGTGCGTGGCTACGTGCCTGCCAGCAACCTCGCCAAGGGCCTGGGGCTGCTCTGATTTTTTCGGCCTTCTCACACTCGCCCGGGGGCGGTTCACCGATTTGAGTCGTTTCCTGGCCGGGGCTTATCAGTGGCACCCTAATCGGTATACTATGCCTCCTCTTTAGTGATTGTTTAGTGAACTTTTCGGGATCAGAGGGTGATAGTTTGAAGGACGTTAACGTCGGAATTTGCGGACTGGGGACCGTTGGTAGCGGTACATTCAATGTCTTGACCCGTAATGCCCGGCTGATTGCCGGCAGGGCAGGCTGCGGGATTCGCATCAGCCGAATCGCCAGCCGTCGTCCGCGTACGGATATGGATCTGGGGGACATCCCTTTTACCACCGACATCTTCGATGTCGTGAACGATCCTGCCGTAGATATTGTTGTCGAGCTGATTGGTGGCTACGACACCGCCAAGGAACTGGTATTAGCCGCCATTCGCAATGGCAAACACGTTGTTACCGCTAACAAGGCCCTGATTGCCGTGCATGGCAATGAAATCTTCGACGCGGCTCAAAAGGCCGGTGTCGTCGTGGCTTATGAGGCGGGTGTTGCCGGCGGCATTCCGGTGATCAAGTCGATTCGCGAGGGCATGGCCGCCAACCGTATCGATTGGATTGCCGGCATCATCAACGGCACCGGCAACTATATCCTGACCGAAATGCGTGCCGGTCGGGAATTTGCCGAAGTGCTGAAAGAGGCCCAGGACCTGGGTTACGCCGAGGCAGATCCTACGTTTGACGTTGAGGGCATCGATGCGGCCCACAAACTGACCATTCTGGCATCCGCCGGTTTCGGGGTTCCCTTGCAGTTTGAGAAAGCCTTTACCGAAGGGATTTCCAAGATTACGCCTTACGATATTGCTCATGCTGAACTGCTTGGTTACCGGATCAAGCATCTGGGTATTGCCCGTCGCCGAGATGATGGTATCGAATTGCGAGTGCATCCGACGCTGATTCCCCAAAGTCATCTCATCGCCAAGGTTGATGGCGTTCTGAACGCCGTGCTGGTTGATGGCGATGCTGTCGGTCAGACCATGTATTACGGACCCGGTGCCGGTGACGAAGCGACTGCCTCCGCGGTGATCGCGGATATCGTGGATGTCGCTCGGGCGGTATCTGCTGGCAGTGAGCAGCGTATTCCTTACCTCGGCTTCGAGCCGGACGCGGTGGAGGATCTCTCCGTTCTGCCGATGGAAGATGTGCATTCGGCTTATTACCTTCGCATTACGGCTCTGGATCGTCCGGGCGTACTGGCGAACATTTCGTCCATCCTCAGCGAACATGGGATCAATATTGAGTCCATTATGCAGAAGGAGTCTGAGCTGAAGGATGGCCGCATTCCGGTGATTATCCTGACCCACACGGTTCAGGAGCGGCAGATGAATCGAGCCATCGAAGAGCTCGAAGCTCTGGCCGACACGGATGGTCAGGTTGTTCGCATCCGCGCTGAAAACTTTAACTGACAGGTACCCCAGTGAGATATATCAGTACGCGGGGTGAAGCCCCCGCCTTGGGCTTTGAAGATGTTCTGCTGACCGGTCTGGCCTCGGATGGGGGGCTGTATGTGCCTGAATCTCTGCCTCATTTTAGCCTGGAGGAGATTCGAAGCTGGCGTGGACTGCCGTACAGCCAGCTGGCATTCAATGTCATGTATCCGTTTGTGGACGATGCCATCCCAGAGGATGACTTCCGCCAGATGCTGGAAGAAACCTACGCGGTATTCAACCACAAGGCGGTGGCACCGCTGGTGCAGCTGGATACGAACGAGTGGGTTCAGGAATTGTTCCGAGGCCCAACGCTGGCGTTCAAGGATTTCGCTCTACAGCTGTTAGGCCGTCTGCTTGATTACGTGCTGGAAAAGCGCAATCAACACGTGGTCATTATGGGGGCCACGTCTGGGGACACCGGCTCGGCTGCGATTGAGGGCTGTCGTCGCTGCAAGCACGTCGATATTTTCATTCTGCATCCCCACGAACGGGTTTCCGAGGTTCAGCGCCGCCAGATGACGACGGTGCATGGCGACAACATCCACAATATCGCTGTGCGGGGCAATTTCGACGACTGCCAGCGGATGGTCAAGGAAAGCTTCGGTAATCAGGGGTTTCTCAGCGGCAAGACTCAGCTGGCCGCGGTGAATTCCATCAACTGGGCCCGGATCATGGCCCAGATCGTTTACTATTTCGAGGCGTCACTGGCGCTGGGTGGGCCCGATCGGAGCATGGCGTTTTCGGTGCCCACCGGAAACTTCGGTGATATTTTCGCCGGTTACCTGGCGAAAAAGATGGGGCTGCCGATCTCGCAGCTGGTTATTGCCACCAACCGAAACGATATTCTGCACCGTTTCATGAGTGGTAATCGCTACGAGCAACGCACGCTGGAACATACCCTGTCCCCGAGCATGGATATCATGGTGTCCAGCAACTTCGAGCGGCTGTTGTTCGATCTTCATGGCCGTGACGGCGAAGCGGTTAAAGCGTTGCTGGAAGATGCTGCCAAGGGCCCGGTGAGTATTGAGGACTACCGCTGGAAGCATGCCCGGAAGCTGTTTGACAGCGATACGGTGGATGATCAGGCGACCTGTGACACCATTCGGGAAATCTACGAGCAGAATGAATACCTGCTTGACCCTCACACCGCCATTGGCGTGCGGGCCGCACGCAATTGCCGGCGTGATGACAAGGTCCCCATGATCACGCTGGGTACTGCGCATCCGGCCAAATTCCCGGATGCCATCGCAGCCTCCGGGCTGGCGGTGAAGCCAGAATTGCCATCTCATATGGCGGATCTGTTCGATCGTGAGGAGCGCTATACGGTACTGGACAACAACATTGCCGGTGTCCAGGAGTTTATCGCCTCCCACTGGAAGAACGCCTGATCCGGCATGACTGCTAAAAAGATTGTTCGACGCCCCCTGCCGGATTCGACGCCGGCCTGGGGGGCGTCGCTCCCACCTTTACTCCGCCGTCTTTACGCCGCCCGAGGGGTCACCTCGGACGGGCAGCTTGACTATACCCTCCGGTCGCTGGCTTCCCCCATGGCTCTCAAGGGCATGGATCGCGCCATTACCTTGTTGGCAGAGGCAGTCGAACAGCAGCAGCGGGTGCTGGTTCTTGGCGATTTCGATGCCGATGGTGCGACCAGTACCGCGGTGGCGATGCTGGGGTTGTCCATGCT includes these proteins:
- the xerD gene encoding site-specific tyrosine recombinase XerD translates to MRPDDEAVIARFTDALWLEDGLGEKTRSAYRSDLARFAQWLEHRPGRPLLAAVQRTDVLGWVSRGLVEGVKASTAARRLSGLRRFYRFLLREGLIEEDPTLRVESPRLPKRLPDALTEEEVDALLSEPDPGVPIELRDRAMLEVLYGCGLRVSELTELRVDQVNLRQGVVRITGKGNKERLVPLGEEAVDWLLRYMREGRGELLRGKSCDALFPGSRAAAMTRQTFWYRIKHYAARVGIRKHLSPHTLRHAFATHLLNHGADLRVVQMLLGHADLSTTQIYTHVARQRLQSLHQSHHPRG
- a CDS encoding HlyC/CorC family transporter, which produces MNETSLTALFILLVGLILLSGFFSSSETGMMSLNRYRLSHLAKTGHKGAKRAQRLLQRTDQLIGIILIGNNFVNILASSIATVIAIELWGDAGIAIATILLTLVILVFAEVTPKTLAALFPEKIAFPASYILGPLLRVLYPLVWAVNLFTGAILKLLRISPEEAASDHLSREELRTLVNEAGSLIPAKHKDMLVSILDLEKVTVNDIMVPRNEVVGIDLDDDTDTILRQLRSSQHTRLPVFKGDINNIQGILHLRSASKLVQQEEINKAMIMQLCQEPYFIPESTPLNTQLINFQKGKRRFGVVVDEYGDVLGLATLEDILEEIVGEFTTDYAATSPDIIPQEDGTYIIDGTTAVRTINKTLGWKLPTDGPKTLNGLITEALENIPEANVCLRVAGHRLEVLQIKDNVVKAAIMHPRKRRKQPRIS
- the rimM gene encoding ribosome maturation factor RimM (Essential for efficient processing of 16S rRNA) gives rise to the protein MTQHSQETVIGRITSVFGVKGWLKVFSYTDPKEGILNYRDWVLDLDGRRVPIKLEEGRRQGQGIVVRLKGIDDRDVARTYCGAEVRVGIDELPELPAGEYYWYQLEGLDVFTVEGEPLGKVHHLMETGANDVLVIHASAASIDQRERLIPYLPGQVVQDIDLAMGRMVVDWDPEF
- the thrC gene encoding threonine synthase is translated as MRYISTRGEAPALGFEDVLLTGLASDGGLYVPESLPHFSLEEIRSWRGLPYSQLAFNVMYPFVDDAIPEDDFRQMLEETYAVFNHKAVAPLVQLDTNEWVQELFRGPTLAFKDFALQLLGRLLDYVLEKRNQHVVIMGATSGDTGSAAIEGCRRCKHVDIFILHPHERVSEVQRRQMTTVHGDNIHNIAVRGNFDDCQRMVKESFGNQGFLSGKTQLAAVNSINWARIMAQIVYYFEASLALGGPDRSMAFSVPTGNFGDIFAGYLAKKMGLPISQLVIATNRNDILHRFMSGNRYEQRTLEHTLSPSMDIMVSSNFERLLFDLHGRDGEAVKALLEDAAKGPVSIEDYRWKHARKLFDSDTVDDQATCDTIREIYEQNEYLLDPHTAIGVRAARNCRRDDKVPMITLGTAHPAKFPDAIAASGLAVKPELPSHMADLFDREERYTVLDNNIAGVQEFIASHWKNA
- the ffh gene encoding signal recognition particle protein → MFENLQDRLSGSLRKISGQARLTDDNIKSTLREVRMALLEADVALPVVKDFVEGVRKRAIGQEVQRSLTPGQVFVKVVQQELERVMGEGNASLNLASRPPAVIMMAGLQGAGKTTTVAKLSRFLKEREKKSVLVVSADIYRPAAIKQLETLAGEVGVEFFPSTGDQDPVDIAEGAIDAARKKHIDVVILDTAGRLHIDEQMMGEIGRLHKAVEPVETLFVVDAMTGQDAANTAKAFNDALPLTGVVLTKTDGDARGGAALSVRHITGKPIKFLGVGEKSDALEPFHPDRVASRILGMGDVLSLIEEAERKLDKEKAQKLSKKIKKGKGFDLEDFRDQLQQMKNMGGIGGLLDKLPGMGQMAQMAQQQVNDKSVGQMEAIISSMTPKERRYPDVINNSRKRRIAAGSGTQIQDVNRLLKQHKQMQKMMKKFSKKGAMANMMRGMGGMMPPGGGGGMPPFGRM
- a CDS encoding cytochrome C assembly family protein, with translation MGTLILAVTSLLLYSVGTALQALQFRGRFHSNLTVTTVIGVLALISHGLMITQNLYNDGGFDFSFFKSSVLISWLVVALLVGLNLRKPVQNLFLGAYPLAALTIILALITHTPSRLVPGDSYGMLSHIALSVTAYSLFTLAALQAILLHIQNRQLKHNYNSLLVRNLPPLQTMESLLFELVWTGVVVLVLAIATGALFVEDLFAQDLAHKTVFSLLSLAVFVALLIGRYTKGWRGMTASRWTLAGCALLMLAFYGSKFVLELLFQRGG
- the rpsP gene encoding 30S ribosomal protein S16 encodes the protein MVTIRLARGGSKKRPFYHLTVTDSRNSRDGRFIERVGFFNPIARGQEERLRVDQDRVDFWLGKGAQASERVAQLLKAAK
- a CDS encoding homoserine dehydrogenase, giving the protein MKDVNVGICGLGTVGSGTFNVLTRNARLIAGRAGCGIRISRIASRRPRTDMDLGDIPFTTDIFDVVNDPAVDIVVELIGGYDTAKELVLAAIRNGKHVVTANKALIAVHGNEIFDAAQKAGVVVAYEAGVAGGIPVIKSIREGMAANRIDWIAGIINGTGNYILTEMRAGREFAEVLKEAQDLGYAEADPTFDVEGIDAAHKLTILASAGFGVPLQFEKAFTEGISKITPYDIAHAELLGYRIKHLGIARRRDDGIELRVHPTLIPQSHLIAKVDGVLNAVLVDGDAVGQTMYYGPGAGDEATASAVIADIVDVARAVSAGSEQRIPYLGFEPDAVEDLSVLPMEDVHSAYYLRITALDRPGVLANISSILSEHGINIESIMQKESELKDGRIPVIILTHTVQERQMNRAIEELEALADTDGQVVRIRAENFN
- the rplS gene encoding 50S ribosomal protein L19, whose amino-acid sequence is MSGKNNIISQLEAEQMTKEIPAFAPGDTVVVQVRVTEGNRERLQAFEGVVIGKRNRGLNSAFTVRKISYGVGVERTFQTHSKLIDSISVKRRGDVRQAKLYYLRDLSGKAARIKEKLG
- a CDS encoding thioredoxin fold domain-containing protein, with the translated sequence MNVRRVIAVLGLVAGFGAPAVAGEVEDLIAERLAAAVPGLQIESVTESEAKGLYTVETRSGETIYSTADGKHVLSGDLLRLTDAGVANVTEEARANRRNRLMAEFGDKGVIQFPAEGEEKAVIDVFTDIDCPYCRKLHDEVPELNAYGITVNYYGFPRSGPGTPSFNKYVSVWCADDQQAAMDAAKGGRSVTASTCDNPVLEQFQLGGRVGVTGTPAILLEDGNMVRGYVPASNLAKGLGLL
- the trmD gene encoding tRNA (guanosine(37)-N1)-methyltransferase TrmD — protein: MWIGAVSLFPEMFSAVTDYGITGRAVRDELLTFSAWNPRDFTHDRHRTVDDRPYGGGPGMLMKIQPLRDAIHAARQAAPGKACVVYMSPQGERLDQSGVESLASSESLILVAGRYEGVDERLIASEVDREVSLGDFVLSGGELAAMAVIDAVTRLIPGALGHAQSAEQDSFADGLLDCPHYTRPEVYEGQAVPDVLLGGHHDQIRRWRLKQSLRRTLERRPDLLERRVFTEEERQLLDEILNEPGASE